A segment of the Candidatus Acetothermia bacterium genome:
CTGGCGATGTCCCTGGACGGGAAGATCGCCACGGCCACAGGCAGGTCCCGGTGGCTGACCGGGCCCGAGGCGCGGCGGCTCGTCCACGCCCTGCGCCGCCGCTACGCCGCGGTCCTGGTGGGGGTGGGGACGGTGCTCGCCGACGACCCGGAGCTCACGGTGCGCGAGGTCCCGGGCCCGCAGCCGCTCAGGATCGTGCTCGATTCCCGAGGGCGGATCCCCGTTGGGGCCAAGGTCCTGTCCCCGGGCGCGCCCACCCTGATCGCTGCCACCGAGGCGATGCCCGCGGAGGTCGAACGGGGGTTGCGGGCACGGGGGGCGGAGGTGTGGCGGCTGCCGGCGCGGCAGGGGCGCGTGGACCTCCGGGAGCTCCTCATGCGTCTGGGGGAGCGGGAGGTCGACTCGCTGCTCGTGGAGGGCGGGGCGGAGGTGGCCTGGTCGTTCCTCTCCCAGGGGCTTGTGCACAAGATCGTGTTCTTCTACGCCCCCCTCGTCCTCGGGGGGCGCGACGCAGTCCACGCCGTAGGCGGGGAAGGGGTCCCCGATCCGAGCGAGGCGATCCGGATCCACGACCTCGCCGTGGAGCGGGTTGGCGACGACCTCCTCGTGAGTGGCTATCCAGTTGCACCCGCTCCTGGAGAGGAAGGACGAGGTTTGCTGTCCGAAGGAGCAGGCGGTGGAGTGCGTTGCGGCGGTCAGGGAGAGGGGAACTCCTGCTGAATCCAGCGTTGGAAGAACACGTCGGTGAACTGGTGGACTCCGTTCGTCCTCTCCAGGATCTCGTCCGCGAGCAGCCGGGCGACGACCCGCTGGACACTGGAGGCAGGTCCGAGGTTGTGGTTGAGCAAGAACTCGCTTGCGTAGATTTGGACCGCGGGACCACCCGCATGGGCCAAGACAACCAAGAGCCGTCGGCTCGGGAGGGCAACATGTCCCATAGGTCATGGAACGCGTGCGCCTCACGCAGGAAGACCTCCCGCACCCCGGCGGCCACATCGTCTTGGGCGAGGGCTCCCTTATCCCGAAACCGGTCCCACAGGATGTGGCACAGAAGCTGGGTGTAGTAGGGATGGTTGTCGGTGATCCGCAGGATCTCCAGCACCGCTTCCCGCTCCACCCGAACCCCCGTCTCCCGGAACCGCCCTTCGATGAACTGGGCGAACCGGTCCGCGGGGATGCGGTTCTTGTTCTGGAAGACCTCCTGCATGAGGTGGCGTTTGCTGCCCAGGAACACGTAGGATACGTGCGCGTGGAGCTGGGAGTGGCTCCGCATCCGGCGTTCCACCTGTCCTCCCTCGTCCCAGTTCGCGAGCTCCTGGAACTCGTCGAACGCCACCACACCCCGCTTCCCTTGCTGGCGGCACACCCTCTCCGTTGCCGCAAACAGGTCGTCGAGGAGCGGGGCCTGGTCGCTGCGGGGATCAAACTCGAACTCGAGCTCGGCCCGTTCCCCCTTGATACGCAATCACCGTTACGCACAATGCGTAACCATCCTGCCGGAAATGTCCCCTCGGTCAAGGCGCAGTCGCAAAGTACCGCCGAAAGCCGGCAAGCCGCGAGGGCCCCCTGACGCAATCATACCTACTTTGACCAGAACCTCCGCTTGCGGCCGTAGGCCGCAAGCAGCGCTTTCTTGTACTCATCGTGCGGGAGGACGCCGCGCCAGTCCCCGATCTTGGCAGCCAACCCGTCCAGCTTCTTCGGGTAACGGACCCCATGATGGTAGTGTCGCGACTGCGCTCGACTCAGGATCGATTCGAGCAAAGCGCGGTAGACACAGCCGCCCCCACCGGGCGTCCGGCCTTTTCCAAACCCTTCGCCAGGGGCTGCAGGTACATGTATACGACCAAGAAGGCGGCGTCGCCCTCGGAGAGCCGCGCGCCTCTCAGGATCTTCTGCACCTCGTCCTCGATCACGCGGTCCCGCTCGGACTCCCCGATCGCCCGAAGTAGCATGTCCAGTGTCTCCCTGCTGCGACGGTTCAGGAACAGGCGCCAAGCCGTTCATGGATGGCGTAGAGAAGCCGGTCTCGCTCGACGGCGTCGAACCGATCCCCATGGGGAATTCGCTCCATCCAGAACAGGGCCATCTCGGCGTCGCCGGTTTCGAGGTAGACTCTCGCGATCTCCGTGCACGTTGTGGCTGAAAGCTCGGGATGCGAGGTCAACCTTGCCCTCTCGAACAGGAGCTCCACCCCAAGCCACCGGTGGTTCGCTTTCGCCTCGTTCCCAGAAGCGGGAGGCGAGGGCGCGCGCCTCCTCCTCCGGCAGGAACTTCGCGGCGGCCTCCACCAGCTCCGCCCGCACCCCGTAGTCGTC
Coding sequences within it:
- the ribD gene encoding bifunctional diaminohydroxyphosphoribosylaminopyrimidine deaminase/5-amino-6-(5-phosphoribosylamino)uracil reductase RibD — encoded protein: MRRALELARQGEGCTRPNPLVGAVVVREGAVIAEGYHTRCGGPHAEAVALEKAGDRARGADLYVNLEPCVHREKKTPPCTEAIIASGIRRVIVAIRDPNPLVDGKGIARLRAAGIEAVEGVLADEARRLNEAFFHWIRNRTPFVVLKLAMSLDGKIATATGRSRWLTGPEARRLVHALRRRYAAVLVGVGTVLADDPELTVREVPGPQPLRIVLDSRGRIPVGAKVLSPGAPTLIAATEAMPAEVERGLRARGAEVWRLPARQGRVDLRELLMRLGEREVDSLLVEGGAEVAWSFLSQGLVHKIVFFYAPLVLGGRDAVHAVGGEGVPDPSEAIRIHDLAVERVGDDLLVSGYPVAPAPGEEGRGLLSEGAGGGVRCGGQGEGNSC